In a single window of the Nocardioides massiliensis genome:
- a CDS encoding LLM class flavin-dependent oxidoreductase gives MAAIPLSILDLAQIGPGGNAADSFRASVALAQLAERSGYRRVWYAEHHNMATIASSATSVLIAHVAAHTETIRLGAGGVMLPNHSPLVIAEQFGTLATLHPDRIDLGLGRAPGSDQNTMRALRRDAMSAESFPQDVQELQGYLTGRSLIPGVDAIPGKDTHVPLYILGSSLFGAQLAAALGLPYAFASHFAPQALTEAVALYRRDFRPSDQLAEPWVIAGVNVVAAETTEEAHALMRESQRLRVTQLVGRGRTFTDAEADAVLDSPAGRQIQQMSHYTAVGTADEVRAYLDEFAVHASADELIVASMARSTEATLRSFELLARATELVG, from the coding sequence ATGGCTGCCATCCCGCTCTCGATCCTCGACCTCGCCCAGATCGGCCCCGGCGGGAACGCCGCCGACAGCTTCCGGGCCAGCGTCGCCCTCGCCCAGCTCGCCGAGCGCAGCGGCTACCGCCGGGTCTGGTACGCCGAGCACCACAACATGGCCACCATCGCGTCGTCGGCCACCAGCGTGCTCATCGCTCACGTCGCGGCGCACACCGAGACCATCCGGCTGGGTGCCGGCGGCGTGATGCTGCCCAACCACTCGCCGCTGGTGATCGCCGAGCAGTTCGGCACCCTCGCGACGCTGCATCCCGACCGGATCGACCTCGGCCTCGGGCGTGCGCCCGGCAGCGACCAGAACACGATGCGCGCCCTGCGCCGCGACGCGATGTCGGCCGAGTCCTTCCCGCAGGACGTCCAGGAGCTCCAGGGCTACCTCACCGGCCGGTCGTTGATCCCGGGCGTCGACGCCATCCCGGGCAAGGACACCCACGTTCCGCTCTACATCCTCGGGTCCTCGCTCTTCGGTGCGCAGCTGGCCGCAGCGCTCGGTCTGCCGTACGCCTTCGCCTCGCACTTCGCCCCGCAGGCGCTCACCGAGGCGGTGGCGCTCTACCGGCGAGACTTCCGCCCGTCCGATCAGCTCGCCGAACCGTGGGTGATCGCCGGCGTCAACGTCGTGGCCGCCGAGACGACCGAGGAGGCGCACGCGCTGATGCGTGAGTCCCAGCGCCTGCGCGTCACCCAGCTGGTGGGCCGCGGCCGCACCTTCACCGACGCCGAGGCCGACGCGGTCCTCGACTCACCTGCGGGCCGCCAGATCCAGCAGATGAGCCACTACACGGCCGTCGGCACCGCCGACGAGGTCCGTGCCTACCTCGACGAGTTTGCCGTCCACGCGAGCGCCGACGAGCTCATCGTGGCGTCGATGGCGCGCAGCACCGAGGCGACGCTGCGCTCCTTCGAGCTCCTGGCCCGCGCCACCGAGCTCGTCGGGTAG
- the rpsT gene encoding 30S ribosomal protein S20: protein MANIKSQIKRNKQNEAARERNKAVKTNLKSAIRKFREAAAAGNADEARTLAATAARKLDKAASKGVIHKNQAANRKSAIAKKAASL, encoded by the coding sequence GTGGCGAACATCAAGTCCCAGATCAAGCGCAACAAGCAGAACGAGGCCGCGCGCGAGCGCAACAAGGCCGTCAAGACCAACCTGAAGTCGGCGATCCGCAAGTTCCGCGAGGCTGCTGCCGCCGGCAACGCCGACGAGGCCCGCACCCTGGCCGCGACCGCCGCGCGCAAGCTCGACAAGGCCGCCTCCAAGGGCGTCATCCACAAGAACCAGGCCGCGAACCGCAAGTCCGCGATCGCCAAGAAGGCCGCCTCCCTCTAA
- a CDS encoding phosphotransferase, whose amino-acid sequence MITSPVPHGQTARRLTWELLPPLVRRLVAQRCGSPVVRAESQDAGYTPGFASVLECADGSRHFVKAASRIAQRVFADSYLEEARKVAALPTGVPAPRLRWQHVDEAWVVLGFEHVPARQPGRPWQAVELDALLDALETTADLLTPDPPGLTTSTFAEDHGAMAGYWHQLGARSVRVRGLADHGAEAAALAARLGEVTDGATVVHTDVRDDNVLIRPDGSALLCDWNWPCRGAAWIDTVAALIGPRGDGLDVETVLATRRLTASVPSEHVDVLLALLSGYFLRQAGEPVPRTSPHLRDAQCWQGEVVWDWLGERRGWW is encoded by the coding sequence GTGATCACCTCGCCGGTCCCCCACGGGCAGACCGCCCGCCGCCTCACCTGGGAGCTGCTGCCGCCCCTGGTGCGGCGCCTGGTGGCGCAGCGGTGCGGCTCGCCGGTCGTGCGCGCCGAGTCGCAGGACGCGGGCTACACCCCGGGCTTCGCGTCGGTGCTCGAGTGCGCCGACGGATCGCGGCACTTCGTCAAGGCGGCCTCACGGATCGCCCAGCGGGTCTTCGCCGACTCCTACCTGGAGGAGGCGCGCAAGGTGGCCGCGCTCCCGACCGGCGTACCCGCCCCGCGGTTGCGCTGGCAGCACGTCGACGAGGCGTGGGTCGTCCTCGGGTTCGAGCACGTCCCCGCGCGCCAGCCGGGCCGGCCGTGGCAAGCCGTCGAGCTCGACGCACTCCTGGACGCGCTGGAGACGACCGCCGACCTGCTGACGCCCGACCCACCCGGTCTGACCACCTCCACCTTCGCCGAGGACCACGGCGCGATGGCCGGCTACTGGCACCAGCTGGGCGCCCGCTCCGTCCGGGTCCGCGGACTCGCCGACCACGGTGCCGAGGCTGCCGCACTGGCCGCCCGGCTCGGCGAGGTCACCGACGGCGCCACGGTCGTCCACACCGACGTGCGCGACGACAACGTGCTCATCCGTCCCGACGGCTCCGCGCTGCTGTGCGACTGGAACTGGCCCTGCCGGGGAGCCGCGTGGATCGACACCGTCGCAGCACTCATCGGTCCCCGCGGCGACGGGCTGGACGTGGAGACGGTCCTGGCCACGCGCCGGCTGACCGCGAGCGTCCCGTCCGAGCACGTCGACGTCCTGCTCGCCCTGCTGTCCGGCTACTTCCTGCGCCAGGCGGGCGAGCCGGTGCCCCGCACCTCGCCACACCTGCGCGACGCCCAGTGCTGGCAGGGCGAGGTGGTGTGGGACTGGCTCGGGGAGCGGCGCGGCTGGTGGTGA
- the lepA gene encoding translation elongation factor 4 → MATHPTAPEPGRTDPAILRNFCIIAHIDHGKSTLADRMLQLTGVVDERAARAQYLDRMDIERERGITIKSQAVRMPWTVTEGEQAGQTFVLNMIDTPGHVDFTYEVSRSLEACEAAILLVDAAQGIEAQTLANLYLALGADLHIIPVLNKIDLPSANPEKYAAELAGIIGCDPSEVLHVSAKTGFGVEELLNTIVAQTPPPVGDADAPARALIFDSVYDTYRGVVTYVRVVDGSLKHRDRIKMMSTGAIHEMLEVGVISPEPVKAGEIGVGEVGYLITGVKEVRQSRVGDTVTSAHHGATEPLGGYQHPNPMVFSGLYPIDGDDFSTLRDALEKLQLNDAALQYEPESSGALGFGFRIGFLGLLHLEIVRERLEREFNLDLISTAPNVVYRVVMEDGREIVVTNPSEYPTDGKISEVYEPIVSATILAPSDYIGAIMELCQTRRGQLGGIDYLSEDRVEIRYTLPMGEIMFDFFDALKSRTKGYASLNYELAGEQAADLVKVDVMLQGEIVDAFSAIVHRDAAYAYGVSLASKLKELIPRQQFEVPIQAAIGARIIARENIRAIRKDVLAKCYGGDISRKRKLLEKQKEGKKRMKMVGRVEVPQEAFIAALSTSEPTSAKK, encoded by the coding sequence GTGGCCACCCACCCGACAGCACCCGAGCCGGGCCGGACCGACCCCGCGATCCTGCGCAACTTCTGCATCATCGCCCACATCGACCACGGCAAGTCCACGCTGGCCGACCGCATGCTCCAGCTCACCGGCGTCGTCGACGAGCGGGCCGCCCGCGCGCAGTACCTCGACCGGATGGACATCGAGCGCGAGCGCGGCATCACCATCAAGTCGCAGGCCGTGCGGATGCCGTGGACGGTGACCGAGGGCGAGCAGGCCGGTCAGACGTTCGTGCTCAACATGATCGACACCCCCGGCCACGTCGACTTCACCTACGAGGTGTCGCGCTCGCTGGAGGCGTGCGAGGCCGCGATCCTGCTGGTCGACGCCGCCCAGGGCATCGAGGCCCAGACGCTGGCCAACCTCTACCTCGCACTGGGCGCCGACCTGCACATCATCCCGGTGCTCAACAAGATCGACCTGCCCAGCGCCAACCCGGAGAAGTACGCCGCGGAGCTCGCCGGGATCATCGGGTGCGACCCGTCGGAGGTGCTGCACGTCAGCGCCAAGACCGGCTTCGGGGTCGAGGAGCTGCTCAACACGATCGTCGCGCAGACCCCGCCCCCGGTGGGCGACGCCGACGCACCGGCCCGCGCGCTGATCTTCGACTCGGTCTACGACACCTACCGCGGCGTGGTCACCTACGTGCGGGTGGTCGACGGCAGCCTCAAGCACCGCGACCGGATCAAGATGATGTCGACCGGCGCGATCCACGAGATGCTCGAGGTCGGCGTGATCAGCCCCGAGCCGGTCAAGGCCGGCGAGATCGGCGTGGGGGAGGTGGGCTACCTCATCACCGGGGTGAAGGAGGTCCGCCAGAGCCGTGTCGGCGACACGGTCACCTCCGCCCACCACGGCGCGACCGAGCCGCTCGGCGGCTACCAGCACCCGAACCCGATGGTCTTCTCCGGGCTCTATCCCATCGACGGCGACGACTTCTCGACGCTGCGCGACGCGCTGGAGAAGCTCCAGCTCAACGACGCCGCCCTGCAGTACGAGCCGGAGTCGTCCGGCGCGCTCGGCTTCGGCTTCCGGATCGGCTTCCTCGGGCTGTTGCACCTCGAGATCGTCCGCGAGCGGCTCGAGCGCGAGTTCAACCTCGACCTCATCTCCACCGCGCCCAACGTGGTCTACCGCGTCGTGATGGAGGACGGGCGCGAGATCGTCGTCACCAACCCCAGCGAGTACCCCACCGACGGCAAGATCTCCGAGGTCTACGAGCCGATCGTGTCGGCGACGATCCTCGCGCCGAGCGACTACATCGGCGCCATCATGGAGCTCTGCCAGACGCGGCGCGGCCAGCTCGGCGGCATCGACTACCTCTCCGAGGACCGCGTCGAGATCCGCTACACACTGCCCATGGGCGAGATCATGTTCGACTTCTTCGACGCCCTGAAGAGCCGCACGAAGGGCTACGCGTCGCTCAACTACGAGCTCGCCGGCGAGCAGGCCGCCGACCTCGTGAAGGTCGACGTCATGCTCCAGGGCGAGATCGTCGACGCGTTCAGCGCGATCGTCCACCGCGACGCCGCCTATGCGTACGGCGTCTCGCTGGCCAGCAAGCTCAAGGAGCTCATCCCGCGCCAGCAGTTCGAGGTGCCCATCCAGGCCGCGATCGGGGCGCGGATCATCGCGCGGGAGAACATCCGCGCCATCCGCAAGGACGTGCTCGCCAAGTGCTACGGCGGTGACATCAGCCGCAAGCGCAAGCTGCTGGAGAAGCAGAAGGAGGGCAAGAAGCGGATGAAGATGGTCGGACGCGTCGAGGTCCCCCAGGAGGCGTTCATCGCCGCGCTGTCGACCTCGGAGCCGACCTCGGCCAAGAAGTAG
- a CDS encoding aminoglycoside phosphotransferase family protein, with translation MRLPSVPAALERAGERGPAWAEWLDRLPGLAAELLAEWGLVWVPETAGGGAWHGHASWVLAVRTETGESAVLKIGLPHEEAEHEHLALRHWGGPQGRGGAVRLLRADPRRAALLLERLPGGDLQELWDVEACEIAASLYTRLHVPAPPTLRPLTAYVERWVEALSSLPRDAPLPRRLVEQAVAVGRDLRTDPATDGLLVHGDLHYANVLRANVLAGDDEDWVVIDPKPLSGDPHYEVAPLLWNRWGEVVGATDARTAVRQRFHAVVDTAMLDEDRARDWVVLRMVVNAAEAGHPAQPAGPTDRTWLTTCITVAKAVQD, from the coding sequence GTGAGGCTGCCGAGCGTCCCGGCCGCCCTGGAGCGGGCCGGCGAGCGCGGCCCCGCGTGGGCCGAGTGGCTCGACCGGCTCCCCGGCCTCGCCGCGGAACTGCTGGCCGAGTGGGGGCTCGTCTGGGTCCCGGAAACCGCGGGTGGTGGGGCCTGGCACGGCCACGCCTCCTGGGTGCTCGCGGTGCGCACCGAGACCGGGGAGTCCGCGGTGCTCAAGATCGGGCTGCCGCACGAGGAGGCCGAGCACGAGCACCTCGCCCTGCGGCACTGGGGCGGGCCCCAGGGGCGCGGCGGCGCGGTGCGGCTGCTGCGGGCCGACCCGCGGCGGGCGGCATTGCTCCTCGAGCGGCTGCCGGGCGGTGATCTGCAGGAGCTGTGGGACGTCGAGGCGTGCGAGATCGCCGCGTCGCTCTACACCCGACTGCACGTGCCCGCACCCCCGACCCTGCGCCCCCTGACGGCGTACGTCGAGCGGTGGGTGGAGGCTTTGTCCAGCCTCCCGCGCGACGCGCCGCTCCCGCGACGGCTCGTCGAGCAGGCGGTCGCCGTGGGACGCGACCTGCGCACCGACCCGGCCACCGACGGGCTGCTCGTCCACGGCGACCTGCACTACGCCAACGTGCTCCGGGCCAACGTGCTGGCGGGCGATGACGAGGACTGGGTGGTCATCGACCCCAAGCCGCTGTCGGGCGACCCGCACTACGAGGTCGCACCGCTGTTGTGGAACCGGTGGGGCGAGGTCGTCGGCGCGACCGACGCGCGGACCGCCGTCCGTCAGCGGTTCCACGCGGTCGTCGACACGGCCATGCTGGACGAGGACCGCGCCCGTGACTGGGTCGTGCTCCGGATGGTCGTCAACGCCGCCGAGGCCGGCCACCCCGCCCAGCCGGCAGGCCCCACCGACCGGACGTGGCTGACGACCTGCATCACGGTCGCGAAGGCCGTGCAGGACTGA
- a CDS encoding MOSC domain-containing protein, with protein MSSQSPAARVVAVNVGPARDEEWAGKLRRTAIDKRPVSGAVRVDVGGVEGDEIADQANHGGLEQAVYAYAREDLDHWAGELGGPIDDGMFGENLTTVGIDVNAALVGEQWQVGEPGTGPLLEVASVRIPCRVFANWLGLRGLDDTAFVKRFAHAGRPGPYLRVLEPGVVRAGDPLRVVHRPDHGLTVLRLFRALTTERDLLPELLDVPQVGSRPRAVAEAYVAPRATVEV; from the coding sequence ATGAGCAGCCAGTCTCCCGCCGCGCGTGTCGTCGCGGTCAACGTCGGACCCGCGCGCGACGAGGAGTGGGCCGGCAAGCTGCGGCGTACGGCGATCGACAAGCGCCCCGTCAGCGGCGCGGTCCGGGTCGACGTAGGCGGCGTCGAGGGCGACGAGATCGCCGATCAGGCCAACCACGGGGGACTCGAGCAGGCGGTCTATGCCTACGCGCGTGAGGACCTCGACCACTGGGCGGGCGAGCTGGGAGGACCGATCGACGACGGCATGTTCGGCGAGAACCTCACCACCGTCGGCATCGACGTCAACGCCGCCCTCGTGGGGGAGCAGTGGCAGGTCGGCGAGCCGGGCACCGGTCCGCTGCTCGAGGTCGCGTCCGTGCGGATCCCCTGCCGCGTCTTCGCGAACTGGCTGGGGCTGCGCGGCCTCGACGACACGGCGTTCGTCAAGCGCTTCGCCCACGCCGGTCGCCCGGGGCCGTACCTGCGGGTGCTGGAGCCCGGGGTCGTGCGCGCCGGCGACCCGCTGCGCGTCGTGCACCGCCCGGACCACGGCCTGACGGTGCTGCGGCTCTTCCGCGCCCTCACGACCGAGCGGGACCTGCTGCCCGAGCTGCTCGACGTCCCCCAGGTCGGGAGCCGCCCGCGGGCGGTCGCAGAGGCGTACGTCGCCCCACGCGCGACGGTCGAGGTCTGA
- a CDS encoding AMP-dependent synthetase/ligase, which translates to MAVQFVERVKASADREAFRYPVGESWESMSWREAGDHVDKLAAGLLALGIEPQQRVGIAAGTRYEWILADLAIMCAGAATTTVYPTTIAQDVAYILADSECRIVFAEDDIQVAKLVEQRSELPHLRHVIVFDGAGDGDWVMTLAELEAKGAELLASDPEAVRTAISKIAPDDLATLIYTSGTTGRSKGVRLKHSSWTYEGASIAAQNILSEDDLQFLWLPMAHSFGKVLLSAQLAIGFATAIDGRVEKIVDNLGVVRPTFMGAAPRIFEKAHGKIVTMQAAEGGVKEKLFKKAFEVGLKVDKLKLEGKPVPFLLGKQHALFDKLVFSKVRERFGGRVRFFISGSAALNREIAEWFHAAGILILEGYGMTENAAGAAVNHPHHYKMGTVGPALPGTEIKIGEGDEVLLRGPHIMEGYHNLPEETSRTLDADGWLHTGDKGSLDEDGFLTITGRIKELFKTSGGKYVVPPAIESQFKALCPYASQFIVIGAERNFCIAVITLDPDAMAMWAAENGMEGKSYAEIVSSDKVKAMVGDYVDQLNTRLNRWETVKKWILLDHDLSIESGELTPSMKVKRNVVEEKYREQIDALYA; encoded by the coding sequence ATGGCCGTCCAGTTCGTCGAACGGGTCAAGGCCTCCGCCGACCGGGAGGCGTTCCGCTACCCCGTCGGAGAGTCCTGGGAGTCGATGTCGTGGCGCGAGGCCGGTGACCACGTCGACAAGCTCGCCGCCGGGCTGCTCGCGCTCGGCATCGAGCCGCAGCAGCGCGTCGGCATCGCCGCCGGCACCCGCTACGAGTGGATCCTGGCCGACCTGGCGATCATGTGCGCCGGCGCCGCCACGACGACGGTCTACCCGACCACGATCGCCCAGGACGTCGCCTACATCCTCGCCGACTCCGAGTGCCGGATCGTGTTCGCCGAGGACGACATCCAGGTCGCCAAGCTGGTCGAGCAGCGCTCGGAGCTCCCGCACCTGCGCCACGTGATCGTCTTCGACGGCGCCGGCGACGGCGACTGGGTGATGACCCTGGCCGAGCTGGAGGCGAAGGGCGCCGAGCTGCTCGCCTCCGACCCGGAGGCCGTGCGCACCGCCATCTCGAAGATCGCCCCCGACGACCTGGCGACCCTCATCTACACCTCCGGCACCACCGGCCGGTCCAAGGGCGTGCGCCTCAAGCACTCCTCGTGGACCTACGAGGGCGCCTCGATCGCCGCGCAGAACATCCTCTCCGAGGACGACCTGCAGTTCCTGTGGCTGCCGATGGCGCACTCCTTCGGCAAGGTGCTGCTCTCCGCGCAGCTGGCGATCGGCTTCGCCACGGCCATCGACGGCCGGGTCGAGAAGATCGTCGACAACCTCGGCGTCGTGCGCCCGACCTTCATGGGTGCCGCGCCGCGCATCTTCGAGAAGGCCCACGGCAAGATCGTCACGATGCAGGCGGCCGAGGGCGGCGTGAAGGAGAAACTGTTCAAGAAGGCCTTCGAGGTCGGCCTCAAGGTCGACAAGCTCAAGCTCGAGGGCAAGCCGGTGCCGTTCCTGCTGGGCAAGCAGCACGCGCTGTTCGACAAGCTGGTCTTCAGCAAGGTCCGCGAGCGCTTCGGTGGCCGCGTGCGGTTCTTCATCTCCGGCTCGGCCGCCCTCAACCGGGAGATCGCGGAGTGGTTCCACGCTGCCGGCATCCTCATCCTCGAGGGCTACGGCATGACCGAGAACGCCGCCGGCGCCGCGGTCAACCACCCGCACCACTACAAGATGGGCACCGTCGGCCCGGCTCTGCCCGGCACCGAGATCAAGATCGGTGAGGGCGACGAGGTCCTGCTGCGCGGGCCCCACATCATGGAGGGCTACCACAACCTCCCCGAGGAGACCTCGCGCACGCTCGACGCCGACGGCTGGCTCCACACCGGTGACAAGGGCTCGCTCGACGAGGACGGGTTCCTGACGATCACCGGTCGCATCAAGGAGCTGTTCAAGACTTCCGGCGGCAAGTACGTCGTCCCGCCGGCGATCGAGTCGCAGTTCAAGGCGCTGTGCCCCTACGCCAGCCAGTTCATCGTGATCGGCGCGGAGCGCAACTTCTGCATCGCCGTCATCACCCTCGACCCCGACGCGATGGCGATGTGGGCCGCCGAGAACGGCATGGAGGGCAAGTCGTACGCTGAGATCGTCTCCAGCGACAAGGTCAAGGCGATGGTGGGCGACTACGTCGACCAGCTCAACACCCGCCTGAACCGCTGGGAGACGGTCAAGAAGTGGATCCTGCTCGACCACGACCTCTCGATCGAGTCCGGTGAGCTGACCCCGTCGATGAAGGTCAAGCGCAACGTCGTCGAGGAGAAGTACCGCGAGCAGATCGACGCGCTCTACGCCTGA
- the hemW gene encoding radical SAM family heme chaperone HemW, which yields MPSVVPDADPVPRDGSLPAAALAELGTRPFGFYVHVPFCRVRCGYCDFNTYTAEELGSGASRTTYADQAIAEIRLARRVLGDTELPVETVFFGGGTPTLLPAGDLERILAAIDAEFGLAAHAEVTTEANPDSVDAARLAQLRAGGINRVSFGVQSAVPHVLATLDRTHDPRRVPEVVAAARAAGFDQLSLDLIYGTPGESHADWEQTLAAALECAPDHVSAYSLIVEDGTALARRVRRGELPMPDEDDLAEKYQTADAALRAAGLGWYEVSNWARDEAARCRHNLAYWRGADWWGAGPGAHGHVGGVRWWNVKHPAAYARRIAAGESPAHGREVLDAETRRVERVLLELRLAEGLALDVLDAAGRDAVGAQVGAGLVRAEPLSAPDPRVVLTDRGRLLADLVVRELLA from the coding sequence GTGCCCTCAGTCGTTCCCGACGCCGACCCCGTCCCGCGCGACGGCAGCCTCCCGGCGGCCGCGCTCGCCGAGCTGGGGACGCGGCCGTTCGGCTTCTATGTCCACGTCCCGTTCTGCCGGGTGCGCTGCGGCTACTGCGACTTCAACACCTACACCGCCGAGGAGCTGGGCTCCGGGGCGTCGCGCACGACGTACGCCGACCAGGCCATCGCCGAGATCCGGCTGGCGCGCCGCGTGCTGGGCGACACCGAGCTGCCGGTGGAGACCGTGTTCTTCGGCGGCGGGACCCCGACGCTGCTCCCCGCCGGGGACCTCGAGCGGATCCTGGCGGCGATCGACGCGGAGTTCGGTCTCGCCGCACACGCCGAGGTCACGACCGAGGCCAACCCCGACAGCGTCGACGCCGCGCGCCTCGCGCAGCTGCGCGCCGGTGGCATCAACCGCGTCTCCTTCGGCGTCCAGTCGGCGGTGCCGCACGTGCTCGCGACGCTCGACCGCACCCACGACCCCCGCCGGGTGCCGGAGGTCGTCGCCGCCGCCCGCGCCGCCGGGTTCGACCAGCTCAGTCTCGACCTGATCTACGGCACGCCCGGCGAGAGCCACGCCGACTGGGAGCAGACGCTGGCGGCCGCGCTGGAGTGCGCGCCGGACCACGTGTCGGCGTACTCCCTGATCGTCGAGGACGGCACGGCGCTGGCGCGGCGGGTGCGCCGCGGCGAGCTGCCGATGCCCGACGAGGACGACCTGGCGGAGAAGTACCAGACCGCCGACGCCGCTCTGCGTGCCGCCGGGCTGGGGTGGTACGAGGTCTCCAACTGGGCACGGGACGAGGCCGCCCGGTGCCGACACAACCTCGCCTACTGGCGCGGCGCCGACTGGTGGGGCGCCGGGCCGGGCGCGCACGGCCACGTCGGCGGCGTGCGGTGGTGGAACGTCAAGCACCCGGCGGCGTACGCCCGCCGCATCGCCGCGGGCGAGTCGCCGGCCCACGGGCGCGAGGTGCTGGACGCCGAGACCCGCCGGGTGGAGCGGGTGCTCCTGGAGCTCCGGCTGGCCGAGGGGCTGGCGCTCGACGTGCTCGACGCCGCCGGTCGCGACGCCGTGGGCGCACAGGTGGGCGCCGGCCTGGTCCGCGCCGAGCCACTGAGCGCCCCCGACCCGCGGGTCGTGCTCACCGACCGGGGCCGGCTGCTGGCCGACCTGGTCGTGCGCGAGCTGCTGGCCTGA
- a CDS encoding DUF4870 domain-containing protein yields the protein MTYPPGPPYGSPSVGDAPSSEERTWALVSHIGCLVSAWFALGVLCPLLVLLLKSGSPFVRRHAVESLNFQITLLILIVVGVVISVVTLGLGLLVVIPVGGVVALLALIFLIIATARASSGEDYRYPFNIRFIS from the coding sequence ATGACCTATCCGCCCGGACCTCCCTACGGCTCCCCTTCGGTCGGCGACGCCCCCAGCTCCGAGGAGCGCACCTGGGCGCTGGTCTCCCACATCGGCTGTCTGGTCAGCGCGTGGTTCGCGCTCGGCGTGCTCTGCCCCCTGCTGGTCCTGCTGCTGAAGAGCGGCTCGCCGTTCGTGCGCCGGCACGCGGTCGAGTCGCTGAACTTCCAGATAACCCTGCTGATCCTGATCGTGGTCGGCGTCGTGATCAGCGTGGTGACCCTGGGCCTCGGCCTCCTGGTCGTGATCCCGGTCGGCGGGGTCGTCGCGCTGCTCGCGCTGATCTTCCTCATCATCGCCACCGCGCGCGCCTCGTCGGGTGAGGACTACCGCTACCCGTTCAACATCCGCTTCATCAGCTGA
- a CDS encoding DUF3097 domain-containing protein — protein sequence MTPRDRYGTDVLATDWRAPKRGRAVETEAQHGMVVEEVTTDWCGEVVAVERDLGTVILEDRRGKRRTFPLGPGFLLEGRPVILVAPTRRGPKAPTRTASGSVAVAGAKARVARASRIFVEGRHDAELVEKVWGDDLRIEGVVVEYLAGVDDLPAHLADFGPGPERRVGVLVDHLVRGSKESRIAEEVRRGPHGAHVLVVGHPFVDVWQAVKPDRLGLEAWPTIPRSTEWKRGICQHLGWPHRTQADIARAWQHILGRVTSYADLEPALLGRVEELIDFVTA from the coding sequence ATGACCCCCCGCGACCGCTACGGCACCGACGTCCTCGCGACCGACTGGCGCGCGCCCAAGCGCGGCCGCGCGGTCGAGACCGAGGCGCAGCACGGCATGGTTGTCGAGGAGGTCACCACCGACTGGTGCGGGGAGGTCGTCGCGGTCGAGCGCGACCTCGGCACGGTGATCCTCGAGGACCGTCGCGGCAAGCGCCGCACGTTCCCCCTCGGGCCGGGCTTCCTGCTCGAGGGCCGTCCGGTCATCCTGGTCGCCCCGACGCGCCGCGGCCCGAAGGCCCCCACCCGCACGGCGTCCGGCTCGGTCGCCGTCGCCGGCGCCAAGGCCCGCGTGGCACGCGCCAGCCGGATCTTCGTCGAGGGTCGCCACGACGCGGAGCTGGTCGAGAAGGTGTGGGGCGACGACCTGCGCATCGAGGGCGTGGTGGTCGAGTACCTCGCCGGCGTCGACGACCTGCCCGCCCACCTCGCCGACTTCGGTCCGGGCCCCGAGCGGCGCGTCGGTGTCCTGGTCGACCACCTCGTGCGCGGCTCCAAGGAGAGCCGGATCGCGGAGGAGGTCCGGCGTGGACCCCACGGTGCCCACGTCCTCGTGGTCGGTCATCCGTTCGTCGACGTCTGGCAGGCGGTCAAGCCCGACCGGCTCGGGCTCGAGGCGTGGCCCACGATCCCGCGCTCGACGGAGTGGAAGCGGGGCATCTGCCAGCACCTCGGCTGGCCCCACCGCACCCAGGCCGACATCGCCCGCGCCTGGCAGCACATCCTCGGCCGGGTCACGTCGTACGCCGACCTCGAGCCCGCTCTTCTGGGTAGGGTCGAGGAGCTGATCGACTTCGTCACCGCTTGA
- a CDS encoding PadR family transcriptional regulator — protein sequence MTGADRPKDPWAAATDALGAAFGGRGPAAGTGTPPWVRDLVRGLGGPGGPGFGSGFGQARPRRARRGDVRAAILDVLATEPMNGYQLIQQIADRTDGAWKPSPGSVYPTVQALEDEGLVAGEQVGGRRLLALTEEGRRYVAEHPDELAATWEVFTIRDDHTAPGADDGPDLGPVIGQVLGAVGQVVLSGTRQQKAEATEILAETRRRLYGLLADDES from the coding sequence ATGACCGGAGCAGACCGCCCGAAGGACCCCTGGGCCGCAGCGACCGACGCGCTCGGTGCCGCATTCGGCGGTCGCGGCCCCGCCGCGGGCACCGGCACGCCACCGTGGGTGCGCGACCTGGTGCGTGGCCTCGGCGGACCCGGCGGACCAGGCTTCGGCTCGGGCTTCGGGCAGGCGCGACCCCGGCGCGCCCGGCGTGGCGACGTCCGCGCGGCGATCCTCGACGTCCTCGCGACCGAGCCGATGAACGGCTACCAGCTGATCCAGCAGATCGCCGACCGCACCGACGGCGCGTGGAAGCCGAGCCCGGGCTCGGTCTACCCGACCGTGCAGGCGCTGGAGGACGAGGGGCTCGTCGCCGGCGAGCAGGTGGGCGGACGCCGGTTGCTGGCGCTGACGGAGGAGGGGCGCCGCTACGTGGCCGAGCACCCCGACGAGCTGGCCGCGACCTGGGAGGTCTTCACGATCCGCGACGACCACACCGCCCCCGGCGCCGACGACGGTCCCGACCTCGGTCCGGTCATCGGCCAGGTGCTCGGTGCGGTCGGTCAGGTGGTGCTCAGCGGCACCCGGCAGCAGAAGGCCGAGGCGACCGAGATCCTGGCGGAGACCCGGCGCCGCCTCTACGGCCTGCTCGCCGACGACGAGTCCTGA